In the genome of Budorcas taxicolor isolate Tak-1 chromosome 7, Takin1.1, whole genome shotgun sequence, the window gtgtgcttagttgctcagtcagatccgactctgcgaccccatggactgaagcccgccaggctcctctgttcatgggattctccaggcaagaatactggagtgggtggccactcccttctccaggggatcttcccgacccagggatcgaacccaggtctcctgcattgcgggtggattcttttaccacctgcgccaccagagaagcccagaaccACTTTTACTATTCTGTTATCTGTTTCATCCCTCTCACACTTCAGATCTCAGCCAGTCAGGTCTTCAGGCTCTAGGCCAGGAGCTCCAGGCTGGAGCTGGCCTCCCCATGTGCACTCTGGGAGCTCTCAGATCCTCAGTGGAGGCTTATGACTGTGACTGGTCAGCCCTGGCTTCCCCATGTCCAGCACAGGACTCACAGAGCGCAGGGGTGTTCTCTCAAGAACTGAATTGCACCCATCCACCTGCAAAAGTCATGCTGAAGCCCTAAGACTTGGTACCTCGGAATGTAAATATGTTTATAGATAAACGTTAAAAGAGGCAgttaaggggtttccctggtggtccagtggttaagaatccgcctgccaatgcaggggacacaggttcaatccctgctttgggaagatcccacacaccatgaggcaactaagcccctgaaacacaactactgagccagtgctccagAACCCtcgagccacaactgctgacgCCTGCATGtcccagagcccacgctctgcaccaagagaatcCTGCACACTGAAACTAGAGTAGCTCTTCTGTGCAGCGGCAGacacagcgcagccaaaaataaaccaacaaataaacttttgaaaaaaaagagagttaaGGTAAACTGAAGTCCTATGAGTGGGCCCTAATCTCTTATGACTGGAGTCCTTATAAGTAGAGATTAGGATACACACAGAGGGAGGGGATGACAGGGAAGAAGATGGCTGTCTACAAGTCAAGGAGAGAGATctcagaagaaatcaaccctgcCGACACTTTCATCCTGGAttctgcctccagaactgtgagaaaattaatttctgttggtTAAGTGTCCCAGTGTGAGATACTTTCCTATGGCAGCCTTGGCTGATGAATACACACTCCATAAATAATATTCCCACAATgccctggtttttcttttttgccatcaGAGCATTTACTAAAAAGTGAAGAGCTGGGACTGGgctggtggtccattggctaagactccacacgcccaatgcaggaggtctgggtatgacccctggtcaaggaactagatctcacgtGTCACGATCAAGAGTTCtcaggctgggacttccctggaggtccagtggttaagaatctgcctgccaatgcaggggatgtgagttcgatGCCTGGTCATGGCttgtggggtctcagttccccaaccagggggagctaagattccacaggccatgCGGTAactaactaagcccatgtaccacaactacagaaGTCCATGTACTGTCAGATCCCACACAGCCCTCCcaaaagatcccacacgccgcaacacagaactggcacagccaaatattctctctccttctctgctaAGATCTCACTGTTCAGGagtcccctggtggtctagcggttGGGACTCGGTGCCTGCActtctgtggcctgggttcaattgctggtcaGGGAACGGAGGTCCCACAggccatgcagccaaaaaaaaaaaacaaaaccaaaaaggtgaaattaaaagagggtGAAATAAAATCCTACTGTTCTAGTCACGGTGTGTGTCTGGGGATCAAAAATTGGGGGAATGGGCAGATATGGAGTCTCTCCCTACCCCCAGGTATCAGTATTTAATCCTTTACCCCAGATATTCCATTCCCCTTGCAACAGATTGCTTCAGGGATAGACGTGTCCTGCTTTCAGCCAGGAAGAGAAAAGGTGGCTACTTGTAGATGAGGCCTTTGAAGGTTGGGATGTGATATCTTGAGCTGTGGCAGCCATCCTAGGATCATGAGAGGCAAAACCCACCTAAATTGGCAAAATAGAAGATGGACTAAAAGAACAGTATCTttgcaacttccctggtggtccactggtcaagaatctgccttcaaatgCAAGGcacgtgggttcagttcctggtcggggaactagggtCCCACGTACTGCACTCTaggcctgcacactgcagctactgagcccctgGGCCACAGGAGAAGCCTATGGGCCCCAGTgagagatcccacatgtcacaagtAGGACCAGAtgcaacaaaacatttttaaaaaaacagaaaaaacaaagacaGTATTTAATGTTGAGCTCCTGACTTCCAAACTTCTCACGGAGTGAGACAAACTTGTCCTGGTGTTGGCACGGCTGTGAGGGAAACTAACGCTCACTTACATTGTTTGTGGGAGTGCCGCTGAGCACAAGCCTTCACAGAGGGAATCTGGATATATCTCTTCAAATTAGATAGTCTCTTCAACCCAGGAAACCTACCCCCGGAAATTTGTTCTTACAGACACAACAGTGAGAAAATGATGGCAAACCTGTCATTCCCTGCTGTACAAGTTTAACAGAAAGCTGGGCACAATTCAAGGTCTATTCAAGGTGTTAAATAAACAACAGGACAATCACACCATAGAGGAATCTGCAGCTGTTATCAGAACAAGGAAGGCTTCTGGACCCGTATTTGAATTATCCTAAGATATATGTGGTAAAAAGAGCTATGCCTGAACTTGCCTGGtcatccactggttaagaattcaGCTGCCAATGTGGGGGACACGGGTCGATCCCTGGTgtgtgaagattccacatgccacagggcaactgggTCTGAGAGCAGCAACCACCAAAGTCTATGTgtcctagagtctgtgctccacaacaaaagaagtcactgcaatgagaagcgcaAGCACCGCGACTGGAGAGCACCCTCTGattgccccaactagagaaaagcacagTAAGGAAGACCCAGCCACAGCTGAAACATAAATaagacaatttattttaaaaacagctatGCAGACTATCTAAGGTATactttgttttcatctgtttaaaaaatGGAACCTCAGTTACaatgtatctgtgtatatatacctgTAACATGCCAAGATACCTCCAGAAGGGCCTAAGAGGCACCTGCTATGGTCCAAATGTTTGTACAGCCCCCAAAAGACTCAggctgaaatcctaacccccaaagATGGTCTTAGGTGTAAGGAGGACACCTTACACCTTGGGAGGGGACAAGGTCACATGGGTGGAGCTCTCTAATGggtgggattagtgccctcataAAAGGGACCTTGCAGAGATTCCTCACCCCTTCACGTGAGAACCCAGGGAGATGGCAGTCTGTGATCTGGATGAGGGCCTTCCCCGAAGCCAACTGGGTTGGTACCCTGATCTTGGATTTCCGGCCTCTAGAACTGTTAAATATAAGTATCTATTGTATATAAAGCACCCAGCCTGTGGTGTTTTGTTACAACAGGCCACAAGGGACTGAGACACCCCATTAAGTCGACCAGGATGTTGGGGGGTAGTATGGAAGGGGAGCTTCTCAGTGTGGTATGTGGTGGGaccctcagtcacttcagttgtgtccaactgcttgtgaccttatagactgtagcccaccaggctcttctgtttacaggattctccaggcaagaacactggtgtgggttgccataccctcttccaggggatcttcccgacccagggatcgaacctgtgtctcttatgttgtcttcattggcaggcgggttctttaccactagtgccactgggaagcccttagcTTCTCAGCATACTGGTTCCTAATTCTGCGTCAAACAAATCTACcaggcattaaaaaaatctaattaaatcAACCAATATCCATCCTGTTTAGGTTCCAGAAGTCAGTGACTGGGTCCAGATGCAGACAGAACATACTTCTATCCCAAAGTAGAATCCCCACACTTAGCTttccttgaagaattttaatcacGAACTGAGGCGGGACGGGTGATGGGGGACAGGTAAATGGGGTCCAGGCTGGCTCCTAGAGGACAGTGGCTGACTCCAGGCCCCGCTCCTGGAAGTACCGATGGGGAAGGCGGAGGCAGGTTTGGGGGCTTTCACTGAAGTAGGACTTGATCTTCCCAGGCCCCTCCTGATCCCCAGTCTCCGAGTCCTCCCTGTGGGAGAGAGGCGGTGACTCCAACTTCTAGGGGATTGGTCCTCCCAGGCAGGGCGGAGCCCTGGCTTCTCACCCTCGCTTCCAGACACCTACCACTTCACGTCTTCTGCCTCAGTCTCCAGGATGCTCTGGGCTGTGCGCCAGCTGAAGCGGACAAACTGGGGAAAGCCGAACACAGGGTCCACATGCTTCCTCAACCAGGCTTTCGTCTTGGGATCTGGGGGCAGGGTAGGGTGGACAGTGGGAGAGCCCTGCCGTGAAGTCTCAGCTTCTCAGCTTGGCATCTGAGAGCCCACCTCATCTCAGACCTCTTCCTGAGTACCCGAGGGACTCATCACTGTCTGAGACATCTTCCTGTCTCCGGACCCTTGCACAGGCTGTTCTCACTGATCCTCTGCCTGAGAACAGGTGCTCAAGGTGAAGTTCAGGGAGACTGCCTCTGGGTCATCTCGCTTACCTCCCCAAGGACAACAGGCACTGAACCAGCATTTGTGGACCATTAGATTAACACCCATTTTCCCCATGCAACCACCAACTTAGTGGGCACAGGGAGGTCCCTGCTTGCTTTGCTCATGGCTAAATCCCCAGGGCTTGGCTCTGCAAGGCACATACGAGGTGCCCAGTAAGCAATGAACACTGCCCAAACTGTGTTTGGCCTAGACTTGGTTTTCCTCCCTTTGGCCTCACCTAAGTCCAGTCCCAGATTTGCTAGGTTGCCCCACCCAACTGCCAAAGGGTTCCTGGTACCCAGGCACTGAATCATTGCCTCTGGCCTTGTGAGTCTTCAGCAGAGTTTACTGGGGATAGGGCATAGTCATTGCCACCTTACAAACAGGGAGACTGAGCCTCCTAATGAAGAGAAACAATGAATTCAAGCTGGGATCACTGGACAGGAACTGGTACCCCTCACTCTGCCCCTTAGGTCCATCATGAGCCTCTGTGCTTCACTGGAGCTCCAGAGAGacagcagggagggaaggagggagggagaagggagaggggccTGCCAGCTGGAATACAGCACTACCACACATAAGCAGGTGGCCCCCCATCTGAGCCTCAGCCTCTTCTGCTGCAGAGTAGGCTGAGAGGAACAACTTAGAAAacctcagaagcacgccaagccCACCTTGTTAGTTTACTGTGGCTGCCATCTGCTCACCATTAGGATAGCCTGAGCCATAATCAGTGTCCAGGTCCTGCAGTTTCTCCACAAACTTCCAGTTCTTCACGGCCTGGTCTCGGGCCACCTGTGGGCAAAACAGGCACTTGGAATCTCCAACAGGCACCGTGAAGCAGCCACGCCTGCCTCCTTGCCCAGGGGGATGCTGGGAGCTGGCCATGGCCAGTGGGGGCCTAACCTTGGCACAGATACTGGCAGCACTGACCACGGGGTAGAGGGCATCTGCCTTGGCCTTGACTGTCACCTCAATGCCAGGAAAACGCTGCTGCAGTCGTTCCTGGTATGTCTCTGGGAGCCCCACGGTGTCCACAAACACCTGCCGTGGTGAGAGCAATGTACTCAGTCAACAAACACCCAGAAAAAACAACTGTGCCGATGGCCCAGCTTCATGGTCCTGCATTTGCTGCTCCCACTGCCTGGAATATTCTTCTCTCAGCTCATGACCAGGCCCAGGCTGCATCCAGATCTCAGCTCAAACATCACCTCCCAAAGAGGCTTTCCCTGATCACACTATATCCATtctacatttactgagcacctactgcatgCCACGGGCTGCTCTAGGTGTTGGAGACACAGCAGTGAACACGCCAGAGTAGACACTCTGGTGAGGAccacagacagagaagaagataaataataaaggaTCGGGGAGATTGAGAAGAGGTTATAATTTTCAACAGTTCAGGGGTATTTTAGGAAAAGTCACTCTGATGTGGTGACATCTGAATAAAGGCCTGAAGGAAATAAGGGAATGAGCCATGGGGAGATCAGAGAAAGAGTGTTCTAGGCAGAGGGGAAGAgccagtgcaaaggtcctgaggccgGACCATGTCAAGTACTCTGGACAGCAGTAGAGACCACACGACTGGAACAGAAATGGGGTCAGAAAAGGAACAGGACAAGGGATCGCCATAGCTGTCATTATTCTCAAAACTACCTTTATTATGTGCTTACCAGCTGCCCATCCGTCTCCCCTGACATGAACCCCTGAGGGTAGGGTACTTGTCTGTCTGTTTTCAGCATTGCATAGGCAGCTCCACATTCTTTGCATAGGCAAAGGTCcttgtttgtctccaaggcattGCACAGAGTCCTGGACCTGAGCCACCTCCTCAGCAAGGCCTCTCTTATTACATTCCCTATCTCAAGCGTACTTGCCCTTCTGATTCTCTCCAAACAGTCTGTTCTTTGCCTCAGAGCACTGGCTGCAATGCCAACTTCTATTTCTCTCTGGTGATTTAATCTCATTTCTCCACTTGCTTGTGAGTTTTCCTAATTCCCACGGTGCTCAGAAAATTAAATGTCAAGATTTACATTCCAAAAATATAAATGACTGTCTGCTGgtaggggagggggctgggggaggatggAGGCAAACATGTGGGATTCGTTTTAGACACTGAACTGTTAGGATAGAGACAGAGATTAGATGGGGGTGAGGCTGGGGGCTCCACAATGGTCCTCAGTGGAGCACACATTTGGGGTGGAAGAAACAGTTGGGGgaacttccctagtagtccagtggttaagactccacgcttccaaagcaggggtgggtgtgggttcaatccctggtgggggaactaagatcccatatgccatgcagtgtggccaaaaaacaaaagacaatacAATACAATAAAAACAGTAGGACATCAGCAGCGGTAACACACGTTTCTGATATTCTAGGTAGGTCTGATGCAGAGTCACCCACTGCACTTCTACACTGCTATTTTATCCTGAGATGATCAAATGGGGGCAATCCAACAGTTAGCTCACCTGGGCCACGTTCACACCCTGGTCCAACGCAAACTGCACTAGGCCTGTGGCTGTATCATGAGAGAGGGCGTTGAGGTTGTATTTGACCCTGTGGTGGAGGACAGAACAGAGTCAACTTCGTTCCAGCCACCCATCCTTTCCAACCCACTCTGGTTGCCCCTCCTTccggcccctcccccaccctccggGACCCCTCACCGCCCAAGCATGCTGGTAGAGATGAGGTTTGGAGACAGCACGTCCAGTGCCCAGCCCACAAAGTCCCCGTCCTCCTCCATTTTCGCAAAAAGCCTGTCCCGCTCGCTCTCCGACAGAGTCTTTGAGTCTGGGAGGAGGGttgggagagaaggggaggggctgGATCCCGCAGTTCCTGCTTTCCCCCTCCAGCCTGCACCCACCAGTGCCCATGCCCAGGAACCCCCTCCCTAGACACACCTCAGTGCTCACCTGCCACTTTCAGGGCCTCCAGATCCTCCAGGCGGGACAGAGGACAATAGCAGATAGCATAGACCATGGGGCCTGGGGAAGAGGGAGTCCAGTGAGCCCGTGAAAGCCGACACCTCTAGTCCATCATCACTGCTTTTTTTTCGGTGCCATCACCCATGCCATCGCCATCACCGCTATCAGCCCCCTTCTCGAGGCTGGTGCAACCCCAGCTCCGGTTCCACTGCAACTTGCATCCCCCTTAtcatgcccctcccccacccagccctggggGGCGCACCCAGCACCGGGCCCCGGCCCGCTTCATCGACGCCCAGGACGCAGGGCTCCTTGAGGCACACAGGAGGCACAGGCGAACTCAGGCGACAGCGGCCCGTATTGTCTCTTTCCAGCTCGCTGAGATCCATGCCGCCTCGGCCGCCGCCACCAGCCGTAGTAAGGAAGTCCGCAAGGAAAGGTCTCCCCGGGCGTTTTCCGCGGGCTCCGCAACAGTGCCAGCTCTCGACCTATCGGCACACAGGACACGCCCCCAACACGCCAGCCGCCGTTGACGTTTGCGCAGCCTTCGCCGACGCCGCTGCCGTGCGGCTTCCTGGGAATTGTAGTTTCCGAGGCTGACAAGCGAGCTCCGCGTTTGGGGAACCGGGTGGGCGGTGTCGCTTTCCAAGCTCCGCCCCGGTATCTCTGGAGCTCCTCCCGCTGCGGCTAGTGGGCGGACAAGGGGAAATAGAGGGGGAGACTTGAAGGACTCGACCTCATCAAAGcttgtgctgtacttagtcgctcagtcgtatccgactctttgcgaccttttggactgtaggctcttctgtccatgggattctccaggcaagaatactggagtgggttgccacgccctcctccaggggatcttcccaacccagggatcgaacccaagtctcccgcattgcaggaggattctttaccgtctgagccacgtgggaagccccgtCAAAGCCCAGAAGGTCAAATACCACTAGACTCCGAGAATTCGGTGTCCGCATCACTGAGTTCCCGGCCTCCATCTGGTTTCAGGCCCTCCTGTGTTCGAGGTCCCTGGAGCGCCACACAGTCTAAGCCCCCTATAGTAGGAATTCTGGCTCCCACTGGACTCAAACCTTCGGACTTGGAACCCCCAACTCCCTCGTAGCTCACCGGAAGCGcctcccccctacccccgcccGCTTCGTATCCTCTCTTTGGGCTAAGCCTCCTCTACCCCTGAACAGAGATCCCAGACTTCTCCAGAATCCGGCTTAGAGTCTTCGTCCATCAAGCAGGCTCCCTCCCCCTGCCAAACTCAGGGTTCAAGCCCTCGCCCCCTTCTctgctcttttcccttcttctcacGTCTTAGCGAGGAGCACGCCTCCTAGATTTGTTCCAACGAACgcatctctttctattttctgcttTCATCAGGGCTCACGCCCTCAGCTTGTGGGTTTCTGTTCCTCCGTCTCCgttttccccttccccacccccaccgtcTATCTTCCTTTCTCCTCGGATATCAGCGGGTCTCACATCTCCTAACTCAGCTCTCCCTTCCCACGCTCTGCTCAAGCCCCAGATTTAGTGTTCCTTTTCCCGATGCCCGCCTCGTGCCCGCGCTCCCATGTccagccctttctctctctcctcccatcctGGGGACTCAGGGCCCCGACAAGCCAGCCCGccgagggtgtgtgtgtgggggcggggagggcgccTCCTCCACGCCCGCTGCTCACCCGGGCTCAGAGCCTCCAGTCGCAGTCGTTCGGCTCGCAGGATGAACAGTCCCGTTGCCGGCAGGGTCGCACCTGCACCAGATTCTCGCGGTCCATGAACACCGGACCCGGCGACGTGCCCACCACCTCGCGGCTGCGCTCCTGCTTGCCCAGGTCGCAGAAACAGCGCCACTTTCCCCAAGGGCCAAGGACAGAGTCTTCCAATTCTAGGGATGGAGAGCCAGGTAGAGGGGGAACCTATATCCCCGCATTCtaaggagggcagaggagaaagaTACTAACAAATAACAGTTCCagactccgggagacggtgaagaacaggggagcctggcgaactgcagccca includes:
- the RNASEH2A gene encoding ribonuclease H2 subunit A isoform X2; this encodes MDLSELERDNTGRCRLSSPVPPVCLKEPCVLGVDEAGRGPVLGPMVYAICYCPLSRLEDLEALKVADSKTLSESERDRLFAKMEEDGDFVGWALDVLSPNLISTSMLGRVKYNLNALSHDTATGLVQFALDQGVNVAQVARDQAVKNWKFVEKLQDLDTDYGSGYPNDPKTKAWLRKHVDPVFGFPQFVRFSWRTAQSILETEAEDVKWEDSETGDQEGPGKIKSYFSESPQTCLRLPHRYFQERGLESATVL
- the RNASEH2A gene encoding ribonuclease H2 subunit A isoform X1, translated to MDLSELERDNTGRCRLSSPVPPVCLKEPCVLGVDEAGRGPVLGPMVYAICYCPLSRLEDLEALKVADSKTLSESERDRLFAKMEEDGDFVGWALDVLSPNLISTSMLGRVKYNLNALSHDTATGLVQFALDQGVNVAQVFVDTVGLPETYQERLQQRFPGIEVTVKAKADALYPVVSAASICAKVARDQAVKNWKFVEKLQDLDTDYGSGYPNDPKTKAWLRKHVDPVFGFPQFVRFSWRTAQSILETEAEDVKWEDSETGDQEGPGKIKSYFSESPQTCLRLPHRYFQERGLESATVL
- the THSD8 gene encoding thrombospondin type-1 domain-containing protein 8; the protein is MARSRAALLLPSLMLLLLVTPSQVSPDYQYFGQQGEGDTWEQLRLQHQEKELEDSVLGPWGKWRCFCDLGKQERSREVVGTSPGPVFMDRENLVQVRPCRQRDCSSCEPNDCDWRL